TGAAGTTTCTCGTTTGCATCAGCAACGTTCCCGACACGACCACCAAAATCACCTTCACCCCCGATAACAAGGAATTCAATAAAGCAGGGGTGCAATTCGTGATTAACCCTTGGGATGAATATGCCCTCACCCGTGCCATTGAGCTCAAAGAAGCCCAGGGCAGCGGCACCGTAACGGTGCTGAACGTAGGGGAGGCCGATACCGAACCCAATATCCGCAAGGCGCTGGCCATTGGCGCCGACGACGCCATCCGCGTGAATGCTCATCCCAAGGATGCTTATTTCGTGGCCCAGCAGATTGCCAGCGTAGCCAAAGAAGGCGGCTACGATGTTATCCTGATGGGGAAAGAGAGCATCGACTACAACGGTTTCCAGGTGCACGGCATGGTAGGCGAGATGCTGGGCATTCCCACCGTGGCCCCGGCCATGAAGCTGG
The Hymenobacter sp. DG25B genome window above contains:
- a CDS encoding electron transfer flavoprotein subunit beta/FixA family protein; translated protein: MKFLVCISNVPDTTTKITFTPDNKEFNKAGVQFVINPWDEYALTRAIELKEAQGSGTVTVLNVGEADTEPNIRKALAIGADDAIRVNAHPKDAYFVAQQIASVAKEGGYDVILMGKESIDYNGFQVHGMVGEMLGIPTVAPAMKLDMNGNTATLEREIEGGKEIVEVNTPFVASCQQPMCEPRIPNMRGIMTARTKPLKVIEPVGEGARTEVAEYALPPKKQGVKLIPAENAGELIKLLRNEAKVI